AAACAAGAACTTGTTGCCATTCTAGGCGATCAAGTGTGCGGGATCTTTCTAGCGCCCTTTCAAAACTATCGAGTTTAGCATCAATAGTCAAAGGTTCGCCAACGTAACCTTGAATTGCTTCTTGGGTTTTCAAACCATTACCGGTGATGTAAACCACTGTGGTTTCATCTGGATCAATTTTGCCAGCTTCTACTAATTTTTTCAGAACTGCAACGGTTGTACCACCTGCGGTTTCAGTGAAAATACCTTCAGTTTCTGCTAGAAGTTTGATTCCTTCGATAATTTCTGCATCATTGACAGATTCAATATTACCGTTGGTTTTTTTAGCAATTTCCACAGCATAAAGCCCATCTGCCGGGTTGCCAATAGCGATAGATTTAGCAATTGTATTTGGTTTGACTGGTTTAATAAAATCCCGGTTTTCTCTGAATGCTTCAGCGATGGGAGAACAGCCTTCAGCTTGAGCGCCGCTGAAACGGACTTTTTTACCTTCCACTAAACCAACTTCTGTAAATTCTTGAAACCCTTTATAAATCTTGGTGAACAGAGAGCCAGAAGCTAGAGGTGCAACTATATGATCAGGTAGTTCCCAGCCTAGCTGTTCAGCTACTTCAAAGCCTAGTGTTTTAGAACCTTCGGAGTAATAAGGACGAAGATTAATATTGACAAAACCCCAACCGTGTGTATTCGCAACTTCTGAGCAAAGACGGTTAACTTGATCGTAATTGCCTTTTACAGCCATCAGGGTTGGACTGTAGATTAAGCTCCCCAGGATTTTACCTGCTTCTAAGTCTGCGGGAATGAATACACAACAATCTAAACCAGCATGAGCAGCGATCGCAGCGGTTGAATTTGCCAAGTTGCCAGTACTAGCACAGGAAACTGTAGTAAAACCTAATTCTCTCGCTCTGCTGAGTGCCACAGACACTACCCGATCCTTAAAGCTCAGGGTGGGCATA
The genomic region above belongs to Anabaena sphaerica FACHB-251 and contains:
- the thrC gene encoding threonine synthase, with amino-acid sequence MTQAKPAARCANANLNKANTSILKALKCKECGAEYELKASHVCELCFGPLEVKYDYDVLRQSVSRETIEAGPNSIWRYRHFLPVATENYIDVGTGMTPLVRSHRLARRLGLNKLYIKNDAVNMPTLSFKDRVVSVALSRARELGFTTVSCASTGNLANSTAAIAAHAGLDCCVFIPADLEAGKILGSLIYSPTLMAVKGNYDQVNRLCSEVANTHGWGFVNINLRPYYSEGSKTLGFEVAEQLGWELPDHIVAPLASGSLFTKIYKGFQEFTEVGLVEGKKVRFSGAQAEGCSPIAEAFRENRDFIKPVKPNTIAKSIAIGNPADGLYAVEIAKKTNGNIESVNDAEIIEGIKLLAETEGIFTETAGGTTVAVLKKLVEAGKIDPDETTVVYITGNGLKTQEAIQGYVGEPLTIDAKLDSFERALERSRTLDRLEWQQVLV